A window of Candidatus Bathyarchaeota archaeon contains these coding sequences:
- a CDS encoding glycosyltransferase: protein MTFLTPFWEGFTCWLGNLTIWDLILIFWLFIAVDLTRSIGKPLFLLAHSLHTKLKPKKPPPAFNPKISVIIPAYNEENAIAKSIESALNADYDYKEIIVVDDGSKDNTYQRANFFASDGRIKLVHRDYSSGSKAGALNYGILFASGEVLVTVDADTLIEKNALKEIVQPLSDPDVVAASGKVGILSGENGSKNLLVRLQEYEYFLAFEVGRPFNSVMGTIMIISGAFGAFRGREMKNLGQYDKDTITEDFDLTIKLRKLGKKIVYANKAVAWTLSPFTWKSWRKQRIRWTRGEAETLWKHRNVLRRRGFDLRSVVSTWDMLFMDVILLVLRAVWFVSLAYMFSASLVYVLFLSLIIYLVMEMFVVVFAVGHSRRLRDLRHMLLIPVMVLIYRPYYAVIRLKAYFDWLFKKKTEW, encoded by the coding sequence TTGACCTTTCTGACACCTTTCTGGGAAGGCTTCACATGTTGGCTGGGCAACTTAACTATCTGGGATCTTATTCTAATTTTTTGGCTATTCATCGCAGTTGACCTGACCCGCTCAATCGGAAAACCCCTTTTCCTCTTAGCCCACAGCCTCCACACCAAACTCAAACCCAAAAAACCCCCTCCCGCCTTTAACCCAAAAATTTCAGTCATAATTCCCGCATACAACGAAGAAAACGCGATTGCAAAATCAATAGAGTCTGCACTAAACGCGGACTACGATTACAAGGAGATCATCGTTGTAGATGACGGTTCCAAAGACAACACGTATCAACGGGCGAATTTTTTTGCCTCCGACGGTCGAATAAAACTTGTTCACCGCGACTACTCAAGCGGCAGCAAAGCAGGTGCCTTAAACTACGGTATACTTTTTGCCTCTGGAGAGGTGCTTGTCACCGTAGATGCAGACACCTTAATTGAAAAAAACGCCTTAAAAGAAATCGTGCAACCCCTAAGTGATCCTGATGTGGTTGCTGCGTCGGGAAAAGTAGGCATCCTTAGTGGCGAAAACGGCTCCAAAAACCTGCTGGTTCGCCTCCAAGAATACGAGTATTTTTTGGCTTTTGAGGTGGGTCGCCCATTCAACTCAGTTATGGGGACGATTATGATAATTTCAGGTGCGTTCGGTGCGTTTCGCGGCAGAGAAATGAAAAACTTGGGGCAGTATGATAAGGACACGATTACTGAAGATTTTGATTTAACGATAAAGCTTAGGAAACTTGGTAAAAAAATCGTGTACGCCAACAAAGCTGTCGCGTGGACTCTTTCTCCGTTTACTTGGAAAAGTTGGAGAAAGCAGAGGATCCGTTGGACAAGAGGTGAAGCGGAGACTCTTTGGAAGCACCGAAACGTCCTTCGGCGGAGAGGGTTTGATTTGAGGTCGGTGGTTTCGACTTGGGATATGTTGTTTATGGATGTGATTTTGCTTGTGCTAAGAGCTGTTTGGTTTGTGAGTTTAGCGTATATGTTTAGCGCTAGTTTAGTGTATGTTTTGTTTTTGAGTTTGATTATATATTTAGTGATGGAAATGTTTGTTGTGGTTTTTGCGGTGGGTCATTCGCGGAGGTTACGTGACTTAAGGCACATGTTGCTCATACCTGTAATGGTTTTAATTTACAGGCCATACTATGCTGTCATTCGGTTGAAGGCGTATTTTGATTGGCTTTTCAAGAAAAAAACAGAATGGTAA
- a CDS encoding universal stress protein, producing MYEKILVPVDGSEHSKRALNEAIKVAKMTGGTITLLHVQPKRAPLIPPAKPQDKEASQSAAQSILVDGKRIVEAEGVSVQTLLLEGNVVDQIVKTAKEGQFGLVVVGARGLSKLEEIMMGSVSHGVAENAPCPVIVTR from the coding sequence ATGTATGAAAAAATCTTAGTACCAGTAGACGGCTCTGAACATTCTAAACGCGCATTGAACGAAGCCATAAAAGTCGCTAAAATGACTGGCGGAACAATAACCTTGTTGCATGTACAACCAAAAAGGGCACCCCTAATTCCTCCAGCTAAGCCACAAGACAAAGAAGCATCACAAAGTGCTGCTCAAAGCATCTTGGTTGACGGAAAAAGAATCGTTGAAGCTGAAGGTGTTTCTGTTCAGACCTTGCTGTTGGAAGGCAACGTGGTTGATCAGATTGTTAAGACGGCTAAAGAGGGGCAGTTCGGTTTGGTTGTGGTTGGCGCTAGAGGGTTGAGTAAGTTAGAGGAGATCATGATGGGCAGCGTCAGTCATGGCGTGGCAGAGAATGCGCCCTGCCCAGTTATTGTGACTCGTTAG
- a CDS encoding phospholipid carrier-dependent glycosyltransferase, with product MNFELKITKADILTMVLLSVLFFGIASWNVGRIDSPTTDWETTQQASFYVDLGSVQQVQNVILWVKMGNASAQVFSGDPDAWNSLGNFSLQDRATDYQVQKTLPVNSNTRYLRFDIVAVTFDSRPNFSNWGVTNPTDKDPSPYIQITEIGLSDPNNQQVPIVSVSGLNGTDATINNLVDEQSSLEIPPTYMSKMYFDEVYFARAAEDYVNHVFPLERTHPPLGKLIQSLGIVAFGETPFGWRIMGVIFGTLMVPLMYLLGKKLFGTWIGGFSAAFLFTFDFMHFTMARIGTVDTYVVFFSLLSQLFFLVYFTNVLKKGWKETSVLPLLLAVVFFALGFSTKWFILWGTAGLLALLVAVRLREVLRLKGSLSDKYVAFFAHPFLLLLGCIGVVAAIYFATYIPEMLMGNSPMTILELQNAMFSFHSGTVTDSAAAPWWSWPFMFRLDGTTVPRWFDITYLPNSTVSTITVFGNPAVWWVGFAAMLILAFKAFHVEEAFTVLKRRLSKSAAEEQEPVTVRGKGWDVTAIYIVVVFLFSWLTYVFVGRATYIYHYYLSVPLICFATTYFINKYWHKPLGKVATIILFAATVALFLAFYPVISGAPASTDYIHNLKWFKSWFFAP from the coding sequence GTGAACTTTGAGCTAAAAATAACAAAAGCAGACATCCTAACAATGGTGCTTTTGTCGGTACTGTTCTTCGGTATAGCCTCATGGAACGTGGGCAGAATCGACTCACCGACCACGGATTGGGAAACCACACAGCAAGCAAGTTTCTATGTTGATTTAGGCTCCGTTCAGCAAGTGCAAAACGTTATCCTTTGGGTGAAAATGGGCAACGCCTCAGCACAGGTCTTCTCAGGCGACCCCGACGCGTGGAACTCGTTGGGCAACTTTAGCCTCCAAGACCGCGCCACAGACTACCAAGTCCAAAAAACCCTACCAGTAAACAGCAACACACGGTACTTGCGGTTTGACATAGTAGCGGTTACTTTTGATTCTCGCCCGAACTTTTCGAATTGGGGCGTAACTAACCCCACCGACAAGGACCCCTCGCCATACATCCAGATAACAGAGATTGGACTCAGCGACCCAAACAATCAACAGGTGCCAATTGTTTCTGTTTCAGGGTTAAACGGAACAGACGCAACCATCAACAATTTAGTTGACGAGCAATCCTCCCTTGAGATTCCACCCACCTACATGTCTAAAATGTACTTTGACGAAGTCTACTTTGCAAGGGCAGCAGAAGACTACGTGAACCATGTCTTTCCCTTAGAGCGCACACATCCACCGCTGGGCAAGCTAATCCAGTCTTTAGGCATCGTGGCTTTTGGTGAGACGCCGTTTGGCTGGCGCATAATGGGCGTCATCTTTGGAACTCTGATGGTTCCCTTGATGTACCTCTTGGGCAAGAAGCTATTTGGGACATGGATAGGCGGATTTTCCGCTGCGTTTCTGTTCACGTTTGATTTCATGCATTTCACCATGGCAAGAATCGGCACCGTAGACACCTACGTCGTGTTCTTTTCGTTGCTTTCTCAACTGTTCTTTTTAGTCTACTTCACCAATGTCCTCAAGAAAGGCTGGAAAGAAACTTCGGTTTTGCCGCTTCTGTTGGCGGTGGTTTTCTTTGCGTTGGGTTTCTCGACGAAGTGGTTCATTCTCTGGGGCACAGCAGGGTTACTGGCGCTACTCGTTGCAGTCAGGCTCAGAGAAGTTTTGCGACTCAAAGGCAGCTTAAGCGACAAATACGTAGCTTTCTTTGCCCACCCCTTCCTGCTACTATTGGGCTGCATCGGCGTGGTTGCCGCCATCTACTTTGCCACCTACATCCCCGAAATGCTCATGGGAAACTCCCCGATGACCATCCTTGAACTGCAAAACGCCATGTTCAGCTTCCACTCAGGCACCGTAACCGACTCCGCTGCGGCTCCATGGTGGTCTTGGCCATTCATGTTCCGCTTGGACGGCACAACAGTACCCAGATGGTTTGACATAACCTACTTACCTAACAGCACGGTTTCGACGATTACAGTGTTTGGGAACCCCGCAGTTTGGTGGGTCGGCTTTGCGGCTATGCTGATTTTGGCGTTCAAAGCGTTCCACGTGGAAGAAGCGTTCACGGTTCTCAAAAGACGCTTATCCAAATCTGCGGCAGAGGAACAAGAACCAGTAACCGTCAGGGGAAAAGGTTGGGATGTCACGGCAATCTACATCGTTGTCGTGTTCTTGTTCTCGTGGTTAACCTACGTTTTTGTGGGCAGAGCCACCTACATCTACCACTACTACCTAAGCGTGCCCCTCATCTGTTTCGCCACAACCTACTTCAT
- a CDS encoding right-handed parallel beta-helix repeat-containing protein: MARLGKYLTICLVVLLIVTSTAQLTVKAQTRNIIVPDDYSDIQTAINHANDGDTVVVRAGTYKYTEQNSIIARPHSGTPNYGVIVNKSISLVGENRNTVLSMDWSQGVSVAVCIEADNVTFSGFTIKSFFGSTIYSQIGSVGILGSNCKIINNTFQTYLSGIGNNQNISSNTFEGSLSIQFSNSVVENNILTNSYVGLHVSKSSNVTIIRNNIFNNSIGINLSDFYHDVVNNITISYNNITDNSRYGIEFEGAVSNSCIYSNYITRNGIGIYLNNFALQKYPPISNGTKIFYNNIIDNTKNAYVETEYPYNLTLDKIERRYVIGNVTDVVSWDNGVVGNYWDDYNGNGSYVIDEKNVDHYPLTQQVDTNAIAPTPMPFPTSGVVLDLEIITIALVILAIVVFSVLLYRRHRKTANLKQ; encoded by the coding sequence ATGGCTAGATTGGGTAAGTATCTCACAATATGTTTAGTTGTTTTGTTAATAGTAACCTCTACTGCACAATTAACCGTTAAAGCCCAAACCAGAAATATCATTGTACCAGATGATTATTCCGACATCCAGACAGCGATAAACCATGCAAACGATGGCGATACAGTTGTCGTGAGAGCAGGAACTTACAAGTATACTGAGCAAAACTCCATAATAGCACGTCCCCATTCAGGAACTCCTAATTATGGAGTTATAGTTAACAAATCAATTTCTTTGGTTGGTGAAAATAGAAATACTGTTCTTTCAATGGACTGGTCTCAAGGAGTTTCCGTAGCAGTTTGTATAGAAGCTGATAATGTTACTTTTTCTGGGTTTACAATCAAAAGTTTTTTCGGTTCAACTATTTACTCACAAATTGGCAGCGTTGGAATTCTTGGTTCTAACTGCAAGATTATAAACAATACTTTCCAAACCTACCTCTCAGGAATCGGAAATAATCAAAATATATCTTCTAACACCTTTGAGGGTTCATTGAGTATACAGTTTTCAAATAGTGTGGTTGAAAATAATATATTAACTAATAGTTATGTGGGTTTGCATGTTTCTAAAAGTTCTAACGTTACCATAATAAGAAACAACATTTTCAATAACAGTATTGGAATCAACCTTTCTGATTTTTATCATGATGTTGTTAACAACATCACCATTTCTTACAACAACATAACGGATAATTCAAGATACGGTATCGAATTTGAGGGAGCGGTAAGCAACTCATGTATTTATTCTAATTATATTACACGAAACGGAATTGGAATATATTTAAACAATTTCGCTCTCCAAAAATACCCTCCCATCAGCAATGGAACTAAAATATTCTATAACAACATAATTGATAACACAAAAAACGCTTATGTGGAAACAGAATATCCCTACAACCTAACTCTAGATAAAATAGAAAGACGATATGTCATCGGCAATGTAACAGATGTTGTTTCTTGGGATAATGGTGTTGTCGGTAACTATTGGGACGATTACAATGGTAACGGTTCTTACGTTATTGATGAGAAAAACGTTGACCACTACCCATTAACTCAACAGGTTGATACTAACGCCATAGCTCCGACTCCGATGCCTTTCCCAACAAGTGGTGTAGTTTTGGATTTAGAAATCATAACCATTGCCTTAGTAATTTTAGCGATTGTAGTTTTCTCAGTATTGCTTTATAGAAGGCATCGAAAAACTGCTAACTTGAAGCAATAA
- a CDS encoding glycosyltransferase family 39 protein, whose amino-acid sequence MVRFSFEKREVATLAVLLLGAFAVRVLLYPQQGYPIDTNDFLSWFNTAATGGIRDFYQNTWCDYPPVNIYLFWFFGNIANAATTLGINAVNIVKLAPTLFDLATVVLIYMFLRKQFSHKQTLIATSLYAFNPAVIFNVAWWGQFDAIYTFFLVLSLMLALKRKPELSAVTFAVALLTKPQGIALLPLVVLVIFMKDGVKRLLTSVAAFTATVFLLILPFQWSNPITFLTDIYFGAYSGYQYTSINAFNIWGMFGMWMPDSGGLFVLGWVMFGFFATLFLFVTYKRFKVSGEGLVFFTASMLFFAFFMLPTRIHERYLFPVLAVLALSFLLYKKSRVIYAALTGTVLANQAYILYWLNVSYPNASPNLTGDPVVLAVSVINLVLFLYGVMLMYSELRAQSSLQAKPTEPLNQKEPKGESQSEL is encoded by the coding sequence ATGGTTAGGTTCTCGTTTGAGAAACGCGAAGTCGCAACTTTAGCGGTGTTGCTTCTGGGTGCCTTCGCAGTTAGAGTTCTGCTGTACCCCCAGCAAGGTTACCCCATTGACACCAACGACTTTCTTTCGTGGTTCAATACGGCAGCCACAGGCGGCATAAGAGATTTCTATCAAAACACGTGGTGTGATTACCCGCCGGTTAACATTTACCTCTTCTGGTTCTTCGGCAACATAGCCAACGCCGCCACAACCCTCGGCATAAACGCCGTCAACATCGTCAAATTAGCACCCACCCTGTTTGACCTCGCCACAGTCGTCCTAATCTACATGTTTCTGCGCAAACAATTCAGCCACAAACAAACCCTCATAGCCACATCCCTCTATGCATTCAACCCCGCAGTAATCTTTAACGTTGCATGGTGGGGACAATTCGACGCCATCTACACCTTCTTCTTGGTGTTATCGCTCATGTTGGCGCTCAAAAGGAAACCGGAATTATCCGCAGTAACCTTTGCGGTAGCGTTGTTGACTAAACCGCAAGGTATCGCTTTACTTCCGCTGGTTGTGTTGGTTATTTTCATGAAGGATGGCGTCAAGCGACTTCTCACATCTGTAGCTGCCTTTACAGCAACCGTGTTCTTGCTGATTTTACCCTTCCAGTGGAGCAACCCCATCACTTTCCTCACAGACATCTACTTCGGAGCGTACAGCGGCTACCAGTACACTTCAATCAACGCCTTTAACATCTGGGGCATGTTCGGCATGTGGATGCCCGACAGCGGCGGCCTCTTTGTTTTGGGCTGGGTTATGTTCGGATTTTTTGCTACGTTATTCCTGTTTGTAACGTATAAACGGTTCAAAGTATCAGGCGAGGGACTTGTTTTCTTCACTGCGTCAATGTTGTTCTTTGCATTTTTCATGTTACCCACCCGCATCCACGAACGTTACCTATTCCCTGTGCTGGCGGTTTTGGCACTGAGTTTTCTGCTCTACAAGAAATCAAGGGTTATCTATGCAGCGTTAACTGGAACTGTTCTGGCGAACCAAGCCTACATCCTCTACTGGCTTAACGTGTCCTATCCGAACGCTTCGCCTAATTTGACGGGGGACCCTGTGGTTTTGGCGGTAAGCGTTATTAATTTAGTGCTGTTCCTTTATGGCGTAATGCTAATGTACAGTGAACTTAGGGCGCAATCATCGCTCCAAGCTAAGCCAACGGAGCCACTGAACCAAAAAGAGCCAAAAGGGGAATCGCAAAGTGAACTTTGA